One genomic window of Parasteatoda tepidariorum isolate YZ-2023 chromosome 9, CAS_Ptep_4.0, whole genome shotgun sequence includes the following:
- the LOC139426530 gene encoding extracellular serine/threonine protein CG31145-like: protein MKKIYRILTGEAKSFQIEGELFGRANHDEMSILTPLLQCCVIRLSTFNKLYAFNLGPRKLSDIMRDSLADDPVAPVLLEAHLKALDRRVAKVLDAIRQCLVANKPDLVFLDDM, encoded by the exons atgaaaaaaatctatagaatattaacaggtgaagcaaaatcttttcaaattgaaggaGAATT ATTCGGTCGAGCTAATCACGACGAAATGAGTATACTAACTCCTTTGCTACAGTGCTGCGTAATCAGACTTTCAACATTCAACAAACTGTACGCATTCAATTTGGGACCACGCAAATTAAGTGATATAATGAGAGACAGCCTAGCCGATGATCCAGTTGCACCTGTTCTCCTGGAAGCTCACTTGAAAGCCCTGGATCGCAGGGTAGCCAAAGTATTAGATGCTATACGACAGTGCCTTGTGGCCAACAAGCCAGACTTAGTGTTCCTCGATGATATGTAA